A genome region from Cucumis sativus cultivar 9930 chromosome 4, Cucumber_9930_V3, whole genome shotgun sequence includes the following:
- the LOC101215314 gene encoding uncharacterized protein LOC101215314 isoform X2: MLCNSLRDRLRPWLRDYDRLQSFAVILIYIQIGCALIGSLGALYNGVLLINLAIALFALVAIESSSQSLGRTYAVLLFSAIFLDVFWFILFAYDTWNISSKQYGPLFTFSVKLTLAMQIIGFSVRLSSSLLWIQIYRLGISYMETSVPREADYDLRNSFLSPATPVVVRQPSGSDDMIGGSIYDPTYYSSLFEDGQDSKCLSGISHFGNGDNGSTSGPDVSRSKLSRHFQVADSL; the protein is encoded by the exons ATGCTTTGCAATTCATTGAGAGATCGACTTCGGCCATGGCTTCGTGATTATGATAGGCTTCAGTCTTTCGCCGTCATTCTCATTTATATTCAG ATCGGGTGCGCATTGATTGGATCCCTAGGGGCATTGTACAATGGTGTTTTGCTTATAAATTTGGCAATCGCATTGTTCGCGTTGGTAGCCATAGAGAGCAGCAGTCAGAGTCTTGGTCGTACATACGCTGTTCTCCTCTTCTCTGCCATTTTCCTCGACGTCTTCTGGTTTATTCTTTTCGCCTACGACACATG GAACATCTCATCCAAGCAATATGGACCCCTTTTTACCTTTTCAGTGAAGCTTACTCTGGCTATGCAGATTATTGGATTTTCTGTTAGGCTATCATCTTCTCTACTTTGGATTCAAATTTACAGGTTGGGGATTTCATACATGGAAACTTCAGTTCCCCGAGAGGCAGACTACGATCTGAGAAATAGTTTTCTTAGCCCGGCTACTCCTGTTGTAGTTAGACAACCATCAGGTTCCGATGACATGATTGGGGGCTCTATCTATGATCCAACTTACTACTCGTCCCTATTTGAAGATGGTCAAGATAGTAAATGTTTGTCTGGG ATCTCTCATTTCGGTAATGGTGATAATGGTTCTACCTCTGGGCCAGATGTATCTCGATCAAAGCTGTCCAGACATTTCCAAGTAGCAGAT TCTTTGTAG
- the LOC105435332 gene encoding L-ascorbate oxidase homolog yields MAGMMFTMLLCLSAAGMMATVRGEDPYFFFTWNVTYGTISPLGVPQQGILINGQFPGPNVNSTTNNNLVINVFNNLDEPFLLHWSGIQHRKNSWQDGLLGTNCPIPPGTNFTYHFQVKDQIGSFFYYPSTAMHRAAGGFGGIRVNSRLLIPVPYADPEDDYTVLIGDWYTKSHTTLKQFLDSGRSIARPDGVLINGKTSKDDGIDEPLFTMKPGKTYKYRVCNVGLKTSLNFRFQGHTMKLVEMEGSHTVQNDYKSLDVHVGQCFSVLVTADQEPKDYYMVASTRFIKSALVGKGIVRYTNGKGPASPEIPNAPMGWAWSLNQFRTFRWNLTASAARPNPQGSYHYGSINITRTIKLVNSATKVDGKLRYAINGVSHVDPETPLKLAEYFEITDKVFKYDTISDEGLAEGVTTVTVAPNVVNTTFRNFIEIIFENHEKSLQSWHLDGYSFFAVAIEPGRWSPEKRSNYNLLDAVSRHTIQVFPKSWAAILLTFDNAGMWNLRSELTENRYLGQQLYMSVQSPARSLRDEYNIPDKTLLCGLVKDLPLPKPYTI; encoded by the exons ATGGCTGGGATGATGTTTACCATGCTGCTTTGCCTCTCGGCTGCAGGAATGATGGCGACGGTCCGTGGTGAAGAcccttatttcttcttcacatgGAATGTCACCTATGGCACCATCTCTCCCTTGGGTGTTCCCCAACAAGGCATTCTTATCAATGGTCAATTCCCCGGGCCTAATGTAAACTCCACAACCAACAATAACTTGGTCATTAACGTCTTCAATAACCTCGACGAACCTTTTCTTCTACATTG GAGCGGAATTCAGCACAGGAAGAACTCTTGGCAAGATGGGCTACTTGGAACCAATTGTCCAATCCCACCGGGAACAAACTTCACCTACCATTTTCAAGTTAAGGACCAAATTGGCAGCTTCTTCTACTATCCATCAACTGCCATGCACAGGGCAGCCGGAGGCTTTGGTGGCATACGTGTGAACAGTCGTTTACTCATTCCTGTTCCGTATGCTGACCCTGAAGACGATTACACGGTCCTTATTGGTGATTGGTACACCAAGAGTCACACCACACTTAAGCAATTTTTGGATAGCGGTCGCTCGATTGCTAGACCCGACGGTGTCCTCATAAATGGAAAGACATCAAAGGATGACGGAATCGATGAGCCACTCTTCACCATGAAGCCTGGAAAGACTTACAAGTATCGAGTTTGCAACGTGGGTCTCAAGACATCTCTCAACTTTAGATTCCAAGGACACACCATGAAGTTGGTAGAGATGGAGGGTTCTCACACTGTGCAAAACGATTACAAATCACTTGACGTCCATGTAGGGCAATGCTTTTCAGTGCTAGTCACAGCCGACCAGGAGCCCAAAGATTATTACATGGTTGCATCAACTAGGTTTATTAAGAGCGCTCTTGTTGGGAAAGGAATTGTTCGATATACTAATGGAAAAGGTCCTGCCTCTCCTGAAATTCCAAATGCACCCATGGGTTGGGCTTGGTCCCTCAATCAATTTCGTACCTTCCGTTGGAACCTCACTGCCAGTGCTGCAAGGCCTAATCCTCAAGGCTCCTACCATTATGGTTCCATCAACATTACTCGTACCATCAAGCTTGTCAATTCAGCTACTAAGGTGGATGGTAAGCTACGATATGCCATCAATGGTGTCTCACATGTTGATCCTGAAACTCCATTGAAGCTTGCTGAGTACTTTGAAATCACTGACAAGGTGTTCAAGTACGATACAATTTCTGATGAGGGGTTAGCCGAAGGTGTAACCACTGTGACTGTTGCGCCTAATGTTGTTAATACAACTTTCCGCAACTTcatagaaattatttttgagAACCACGAGAAGAGCCTCCAGTCATGGCATTTGGATGGCTACTCATTCTTTGCTGTTGC CATTGAGCCTGGGAGATGGTCTCCAGAAAAACGATCCAACTACAATCTTCTTGATGCTGTGAGCAGACATACAATCCAAGTGTTCCCTAAGTCGTGGGCAGCCATACTTCTTACATTTGACAATGCTGGAATGTGGAACTTGAGGTCCGAATTGACAGAAAATCGTTACTTGGGGCAACAACTCTACATGAGTGTGCAATCACCAGCTCGCTCCCTTAGAGACGAGTACAATATTCCAGACAAAACTTTGCTATGTGGTTTAGTGAAGGACTTGCCATTACCAAAACCATATACCATTTGA
- the LOC101215314 gene encoding uncharacterized protein LOC101215314 isoform X1, which yields MLCNSLRDRLRPWLRDYDRLQSFAVILIYIQIGCALIGSLGALYNGVLLINLAIALFALVAIESSSQSLGRTYAVLLFSAIFLDVFWFILFAYDTWNISSKQYGPLFTFSVKLTLAMQIIGFSVRLSSSLLWIQIYRLGISYMETSVPREADYDLRNSFLSPATPVVVRQPSGSDDMIGGSIYDPTYYSSLFEDGQDSKCLSGISHFGNGDNGSTSGPDVSRSKLSRHFQVADDEYADGHQQTV from the exons ATGCTTTGCAATTCATTGAGAGATCGACTTCGGCCATGGCTTCGTGATTATGATAGGCTTCAGTCTTTCGCCGTCATTCTCATTTATATTCAG ATCGGGTGCGCATTGATTGGATCCCTAGGGGCATTGTACAATGGTGTTTTGCTTATAAATTTGGCAATCGCATTGTTCGCGTTGGTAGCCATAGAGAGCAGCAGTCAGAGTCTTGGTCGTACATACGCTGTTCTCCTCTTCTCTGCCATTTTCCTCGACGTCTTCTGGTTTATTCTTTTCGCCTACGACACATG GAACATCTCATCCAAGCAATATGGACCCCTTTTTACCTTTTCAGTGAAGCTTACTCTGGCTATGCAGATTATTGGATTTTCTGTTAGGCTATCATCTTCTCTACTTTGGATTCAAATTTACAGGTTGGGGATTTCATACATGGAAACTTCAGTTCCCCGAGAGGCAGACTACGATCTGAGAAATAGTTTTCTTAGCCCGGCTACTCCTGTTGTAGTTAGACAACCATCAGGTTCCGATGACATGATTGGGGGCTCTATCTATGATCCAACTTACTACTCGTCCCTATTTGAAGATGGTCAAGATAGTAAATGTTTGTCTGGG ATCTCTCATTTCGGTAATGGTGATAATGGTTCTACCTCTGGGCCAGATGTATCTCGATCAAAGCTGTCCAGACATTTCCAAGTAGCAGAT GATGAGTATGCAGATGGACATCAGCAGACGGTTTAG